The DNA window tgtCGCACAATCGTATGTATGCCTGTAAATTTCTTATGTAAGTACTTAAAAGATGATATAAGAATGGCGTGTATTAATATGAATCATtgcttataaaaaaagatactattgttaataataagctaatattgttacaaataaaggacaagaaaatatatttattattattattcatattcatggtttttatgtgatattttgaaaaatattgataaagtaattaaggaatcaattttattacgcGCGTAAACAGAGAGAGTTATAAGCTACAATTATTTgagattattataatcatatacgGAGCACGACCATGAGCACaatatacaaacaaaaatagCGCCATCTACAAGATAAATTTGAGGTTATCTACCAATTACATGTTTAGCAAATGAATCGTCGATCTGGTCGATCGACGAAAAGTGTGAAGTGTCATGTTTGACATATGGCATAATTTATTGTGCAACGGtttgaataaagaaaagatGAATTCTATAATGTTCCTAAAGATATAATCGTGCAATAAATGTAAAGGTAAATTTTTGATTCCACTGTGATTCATAGATGTTTTTaagtaaagtattttaataatttaacctATATGAGTTTGGTTTTCTTCTACAATATAGTCacgttatttatgtttaattaatgtgcTTCAAAATACgctaaatttcattttatatattattatttttacataatataagaattttatgtagatgcatatttatattaagtttaatttataaaatcataatttcatcatattataaatgtcttatgtatatacaaaatatacctTATgtccttttatatttaagatatatattcttCAAGATGAAGCTAGTATCCAGATATGTAGATAAGGATGGAGAAgggtaagtatattttattgttatatatagtatactgaTTTATCACGTTAAAGCTAAACATAAGTactagaattaataaatttttaggcGTGTATCTCTTATCCCTGAAAATACAGAGGATATGTGGCATGCCTATAATCTCATTAGCGAAGGAGACTTTGTCAGCTGTTCTACTATCAggtatattcaaatttatatagtaatgtttttttataatgataacaTTCGAACACACTTTATAGGACATTTATGTCCTATGTCTTTTTGTTGTTTGAAATATCTTGTTGATTGTAATTAGttctatacaatttttatatttatgtacagttttttaaatataggaCATAAATACTTTCCTaaagatgttaaaatataaataagatataatacttaataatatctatatacttGTAAAAATGATGAAACTTGAAGAGTGAATAACTTGTGTGTAATAAAAGCCGAGAAAATTAGTGTGCGTTAAAatgttaacattatattaattttaatcaaaattattatcaattttttatgtttgattTAGGAAAGTGCAAACGGAATCTGCAACTGGTAGCTCTAACAGCTATAGAGTCAGAACAACTTTAACTATATGtgtagaaaatattgattttgataCGCAAGCGTGTGTTCTACGACTTAAAGGTAGAAAtgtagaagaaaataaatatgttaaggTAAGTTAGTgatatttaaatgatttttaattgcaattgttTTCTACTgatgtataaaagaatttagatTTCACATTAAGTGTTTTGTACATTGTCatagtacatattttaatttatgacgtttcaaattaattttcttcaatagactgtgttaaaatacatgaaaagtttatttataattgtttttgttttaattaaataaaaattgttactaaTTGCActattattatagtattatacCTACGTTATGTTGATATTATATCAAAGAAATTTACTCGCATTATGAATTACTCAAAGTAGCTTTAAGTGTGGAATcttacgcacgcacgcacgcacgcacgcacgcacgcacacacacacacacacacacacacacacacacacacacacacacacacacacacacacacacacacacacacacacacacacacacacattagttatatatatattattaattttatatatatatatatatatatatatatatatatatatatatatatatatatatatatatatacatacatatatacttagcactttttctaataattattatattaaatacaaaattaataaaaagtttgatttgcaattatatttgtttttttcattttacagACAGGAGCATATCACACTTTGGATGTTGAACAAAATCGAAAATTTAGTATCACTAAAACTAAATGGGACTCTATTTCTTTAGAAAGAGTCGACACTGCATGTGACCCTACACAGGTTTGAAATtgattgataatttttgaaaataaaaattagctaTGACTCTCTTTTGCTTTGTTTTAGAATGCTGATGTAGCTGCTGCAATAATGCAAGAAGGCATAGCACAAATTTGTTTGATAACTTCCAATATGACAATAGTCCGTGCAAAAATTGATCAAGTTATACCacggaaaaggaaaggaaacgTTTCACAACATGAAAAggtgtgaaaaatattatattagtagTATATAATGTAACATGTTGTACAGTCCAGAACacaaactaattttttatttgatacatatttatagGGCTTGGCGCGATTTTACGAAAGCATTATGCAAGCCATATTAAGACACATCAATTTCGATGTGGTGAAATGCATTATTCTTGCCAGTCCTGGTTTTGTAAAAGATCAATTTATGGACTATATGATACAACAAGCTGTTAAatctgataataaaattattctagataataaaagtaaatttttgctAGTTCATGCTAGTTCAGGTTTTAAGCATTCATTGAAAGGTAGTATCTACAAATCTTAGCGAGCATAATGCTTGCaaaatacacaatttatttactataattttacttaatccATTATTACATCAGAGGTTCTAGCTGATCCTGCTGTAGTCTCTCGAATTTCCGATACCAAAGCAGCTGGTGAAGTGAGAGCTCTAGagacattttataatactctGCAGACAGATCCTGACAGAGCATTTTATGGCAAGAAGCACATTGAAAGAGCTAGCGCTGCTCAAGCAGTGGAAACTCTACTTATATCAGACAAATTATTCAGGTGATTTTAATCctgctatttattttaatattgattttgatCGATTCTAAGTTAtactatatttcttttttttattgttttcaatTATTGCGTTCAGGTGTCAAGACATAGCATTGAGAAAGGAGTATGTTGAACTGGTTGAAAACGTGAAAGATTCGGGCGGTGatgtcaaaatattttcaagtcTGCATGTTTCGGGAGAAcgtaagttttatataaatgatattcATCTCAAACTCAGACAAAGTTAGGTAGTAAGTTAAgaagtgaaaaattaataaagtgaaAACGTATAACGTGTATAacgtgtaaaaattatttaagttaactttgttaattttaaataatttaattttttaatttaactagttatttttaaaatatataaattttaacttattaacttttatcttaagttaaaaattgatttgtgcaaaagattataaaggagaaaataaattcccataaaaacaatatttctattacttcgtataaatttaacttacaaaataaaatactatatatattcgATGATCtatattgtaattgttttagtaatctaattaaataaattatgacttcaaatttaatataaataactttctaatttaatataaataatgcttttcaaaattaagttttaacttaatttaacttaagttttaacttaatttaacctttaatttaatctgtaacttttaactaaattagcTTGTTGTTATATATCTTTCAACTGAACTTTATAAgtcattaactttaatttaatttaaaaaaataaataataatttattctatttactgaatataaaattcttaatagGTTACATGAAATATATCTATTGGATTGGCGAGAAAGTAATTTCAGTTTTCTTATATAGATAATCTTATGTTTGTGGCGACGTTCTTTTGTTACCGTTATGATGTTTTTCTTTTGTCATTCAACAATCATTCAATCGCAAACATAAGACTATCTATATGAGAAAACCAAAATTACTTTCTTGtcaatattatgtttatagtGACCCATACATTAgaacgaaattattttttcagaattagaTCAATTAACTGGGATAGCAGCTATATTACGATTTCCTATGCCGGAGCTGGAAGACGAAAGCGAGAATGATAGCGATTCAGAAAAAGATTAGAATATCGATATGCtaacaattttgtatatatttgtgcAACGCGCAatcaaaaatatcatattgatagtAAAGTAatctttgtatttatttttcaagcgTAAGAGTTTTgcattttatagtttaaatcATGATTCACTTTAAAGCAATGgtgttattttatcaaaaatatgattttgttAAATGTTTTGCTTACTTCGTTTTGATTCCATAGAATTATAATTCCTTTTATTTAACCATACTTACATATGCTGATGTATAAGATCTGGCCAATTTTtgtcaaaacaaaaaaaatttttttaattacaaattttcatagattttatattttaacctCGATATTAAGATTAAAGTATAACAGGCTTAATTAATACCGCGCGTCCGGGCCtagattatgtaatttttaaaaattggcctattctttttagctgcagttctgcactggtgcaataagtcaaaaaagtatatttttctcattctaatttattgcacTAATGCGGAAGTATAGCgaaaaaagaacaggcctattaataaaattttatgaaaagtgTAGTTTTACGTAAACACAACGATTCTATTAGTTACAATCATTGacgtaaaatttcatttttcaagtttCCGAAAATTACATGATACCCAGTGTGCGAAAGCCATAAAGAGCAATTTACAATTCTCCGGCGCCAGTAATGATACTATTGAAACCATCAAGATCTGAAGATGAACAACGGGAGGTCTTTGCATCCATTCTACCAAAGAGGAATCTGAGACTTGAGAGCgcggtcatcgcgtcgttttaagTGTTTTCATTCATCaacgcctctatgtgcacaatcCCGTAGGCAATGTgcattttaaatctgttttgtGCAAATGTGCacaatcgtgttctataaatgtgcaatatcacaTATacgtgatataaattcaattaattgatttgataaaaattcactcaccgattgctgttgctgctgctactgctacattccttttccggaataCTGAGTCGCTCCATGAATGctgctttctgctgacatcatcctgctattctcgaaccgcacattaataacgatcgcccgatactttattcggcactcccgatattacggataatatatcacacacgaataaaacgtaaaccgcgcgcgaggatttcacttggcgcgaccgttacatttgaaaaaatacgtgaaaaggacggctcgtctgattggcggcgaaaacatggcacgaaagtggcgtgacgtcacgtaacttcgtggaaacgtaggccgaggaaagcggttgaatgaaaattacgcgccgagatacaGCGAACGGAGACAAATTTGTTTCGAGAATTTTGTATACTCGCACGACGACTAATAGCACTTCACTTAACTGGCATTCGCGATATTCTATTGAACATATCCCCTTCGAGAAACACTTTGCTTGAACACGCACGCGAACACTTTACTCGAAACCGAAGACAAACGCACGAtgccgcgctttacacatgaatacCTCTGTTACGACAATCTCACATGGCTCGCGTATCGTTTGTTAGCGCCACGGCACTCTCAACACAACACTGTACCTGCGCACAATTCGAATCTGAACACACGAGACACGTACGGAGTCAAGGAACGTCCGACTGGCGCTGGAGTGCGAAGAAACATGGCGGCAGCAGCGTACGGGGCGTACGTGTCCGTTGGCAGGcagactcggcggtactcggcgctagtcggcgccactcgTTGCTAGGCGGTTGACTCGCCGCGCctgcgccgctgccgccatgttgctccgttgctccgcgctccagtcgtcacgtacgccactccagcgccggtcggacgctccgtcgactccgtgcgtgtctcgtagtcgtagtcgtagggtaaggcagagaaaaacgtaagtcgtaATATACTACTATTCTAGAGTCTAGAATAGTATACTACGACATGtacgacttacgtttttcctacgactacgactgcgacacctacgtctcgttctctgccttcGGCCTAAAGTGTGAAAAGgatacgttcggtagaatatcGTGAGTGCCAATTAAAGTGCTACTagtcgtgcgagcatacgaaatagaaaattctagaaacgaatttgtctccgttcattgtatctcggcgcgtaattttcattcaaccGCTTTCCT is part of the Monomorium pharaonis isolate MP-MQ-018 chromosome 2, ASM1337386v2, whole genome shotgun sequence genome and encodes:
- the LOC105831608 gene encoding protein pelota; the encoded protein is MKLVSRYVDKDGEGRVSLIPENTEDMWHAYNLISEGDFVSCSTIRKVQTESATGSSNSYRVRTTLTICVENIDFDTQACVLRLKGRNVEENKYVKTGAYHTLDVEQNRKFSITKTKWDSISLERVDTACDPTQNADVAAAIMQEGIAQICLITSNMTIVRAKIDQVIPRKRKGNVSQHEKGLARFYESIMQAILRHINFDVVKCIILASPGFVKDQFMDYMIQQAVKSDNKIILDNKSKFLLVHASSGFKHSLKEVLADPAVVSRISDTKAAGEVRALETFYNTLQTDPDRAFYGKKHIERASAAQAVETLLISDKLFRCQDIALRKEYVELVENVKDSGGDVKIFSSLHVSGEQLDQLTGIAAILRFPMPELEDESENDSDSEKD